The Seleniivibrio woodruffii genome window below encodes:
- the extS gene encoding selenite/tellurite reduction operon c-type cytochrome lipoprotein ExtS, which yields MGTRAFLFLIFLLFSYDVFACGQCHKPHYAGYGDCAVCHRGEVRSSRENVAHAGLITGKFAGFYTDKKAVSGGDKLAYESACRRCHRIGAEGESAAADLNASAAKNTGEYLDDKIRNVNEYMPDFRFSDEERRKLILYLLNESSKSSKKVSEPYVAYITSSGKGAFEKYCGGCHRMLTRKGGGRGTGSEAVNLSGVTGKYFRSQVLSANEKLRTEKRLAEWIRNPRSIKKNSVMPPVRIDEANISKVIKELKGN from the coding sequence TTGGGAACTCGTGCCTTTCTGTTTCTGATATTTCTGCTGTTTTCATATGATGTATTCGCCTGCGGTCAGTGCCATAAACCGCACTATGCGGGATATGGCGACTGTGCGGTCTGCCACAGGGGTGAGGTGCGCTCGTCCAGAGAGAACGTTGCCCATGCGGGACTCATCACTGGAAAATTCGCCGGATTCTATACGGATAAAAAAGCTGTTTCCGGGGGTGATAAGCTGGCTTATGAATCAGCATGCCGCAGGTGTCACCGCATAGGAGCCGAGGGAGAGAGTGCGGCGGCAGACCTCAACGCCTCAGCGGCGAAGAACACAGGAGAGTATCTTGACGATAAAATCAGGAACGTGAACGAATATATGCCCGACTTCCGGTTCAGCGATGAGGAGCGCAGAAAACTGATCCTCTATCTGCTGAACGAATCCTCCAAAAGCTCAAAAAAAGTTTCCGAACCCTATGTCGCATACATAACCTCATCCGGTAAAGGAGCCTTTGAAAAGTACTGCGGCGGGTGCCACCGCATGCTCACCCGAAAGGGCGGAGGCAGAGGAACCGGAAGCGAAGCCGTGAATCTGTCAGGTGTTACGGGTAAATATTTCAGGTCTCAGGTTCTTTCTGCGAATGAAAAGCTGCGGACGGAGAAGCGTCTGGCGGAATGGATAAGAAACCCCAGAAGCATAAAGAAAAACTCCGTGATGCCCCCTGTCCGTATAGACGAAGCAAATATTTCAAAGGTCATTAAAGAACTGAAAGGCAACTGA
- a CDS encoding CynX/NimT family MFS transporter yields the protein MLKNKFSFPLIILATIYLASISAPLNQFKVPPIMTVIMAELGVDLSKAGLMMSVFALVGIFISLPSGFIVHRLGLKSSGILAVASLFIGSFIGWFADNAFGMLSSRIIEGIGMCLISVVAPAVIAAWFAPEKRGMPMGIWSTWVALGSIVMLLVAPVLNGWLGWKSVWGATTIYTAVILCLMIYPFRMPERDEAPHYYACEGHSLDVRRVYSSAGIWLLAAVFLVFNVMVLAVCSFTPVYLESSFGYSREKASAVTSLFLVASLISGPVTGFIIHRYRVFRGVLLTCLFILSMTVVIPFHVEGTAVPLCLFCIGIVAGMIPPATFSAVPEVIKDPKSIGIGMSVVAFGQYLGMGGGPVLFGGIAEKYGWETASYSLVPVLLLGVAAAYFLKLEKRTCS from the coding sequence ATGTTAAAAAATAAATTCAGTTTTCCGCTGATAATTCTGGCAACGATATATCTTGCCAGCATATCCGCTCCATTAAATCAGTTTAAAGTCCCCCCCATAATGACAGTTATCATGGCGGAACTGGGTGTCGACCTTTCAAAAGCAGGGCTGATGATGTCTGTCTTTGCTCTTGTGGGAATTTTCATATCGCTTCCTTCAGGTTTCATCGTACACAGGCTGGGGCTGAAATCATCCGGCATTCTTGCCGTGGCCTCCCTTTTTATCGGTTCTTTCATAGGGTGGTTCGCTGATAATGCCTTCGGGATGCTTTCCAGCAGAATCATCGAAGGAATAGGCATGTGCCTGATATCTGTTGTTGCTCCCGCTGTTATAGCGGCGTGGTTTGCTCCGGAAAAAAGAGGGATGCCAATGGGCATATGGTCAACATGGGTGGCTCTCGGCAGCATCGTCATGCTTCTGGTGGCTCCGGTGTTGAACGGCTGGCTCGGATGGAAGTCTGTCTGGGGAGCTACGACAATATATACGGCTGTGATCCTCTGCCTTATGATATATCCGTTCCGGATGCCGGAAAGAGATGAGGCTCCTCATTACTATGCCTGCGAAGGTCATTCTCTGGATGTCAGGAGAGTTTATTCCTCTGCGGGGATCTGGCTCCTTGCGGCTGTATTTCTGGTTTTCAACGTAATGGTTCTTGCGGTGTGCTCTTTTACTCCCGTTTATCTGGAATCCTCATTCGGCTATTCCAGAGAGAAGGCATCCGCTGTCACCAGTCTGTTTCTGGTCGCTTCGCTTATATCAGGCCCCGTTACAGGGTTCATAATCCATAGATACAGGGTTTTCAGAGGTGTTCTGCTGACGTGTCTTTTTATTCTGTCGATGACAGTGGTCATTCCGTTCCATGTGGAAGGGACTGCTGTTCCGCTGTGTCTTTTCTGCATAGGTATCGTTGCTGGGATGATTCCTCCTGCGACTTTTTCCGCAGTGCCGGAGGTGATTAAAGATCCGAAATCCATCGGCATAGGCATGTCTGTGGTGGCTTTCGGTCAGTATCTGGGAATGGGCGGCGGCCCTGTGCTTTTCGGTGGAATAGCGGAAAAGTACGGCTGGGAGACGGCTTCATATTCCCTTGTTCCGGTGCTTCTGCTGGGAGTTGCCGCTGCGTATTTTCTGAAGCTTGAAAAAAGAACCTGCTCCTAA
- a CDS encoding PLP-dependent aminotransferase family protein: protein MLFSWKPDANQTSPMYMQLADYFRAKIKIGDLKNGTKLPGRESLMESLGVSKTTLISAFSQLQREGLLTSYPKSGYFISYNLESAKVNWNDYTKKARHKTSVYEYRHWGESDGLTNFSLSSDFRMEKYLVHALSKASERMDSGRNTPELTKYGLTSLRESVKKHLEKLGIKTEIENILISSETIQRLYYVYESLLNANSNFLHENTNIINTISNVHSIGINMVPVRMDKHGMSASDLEKKLIKCKTTPIVHIDPTDQAPTGIVMSKRRRQEIMNIIQKYRVPMVEIDHSANIWHDRPALAPLKSMDRNDNIIYLGSLLKCHPYDFQLSWIVADRYIIEHLSNVFIQTGVKPNFTMQLIADELFRSGDIYEMMQDIKAFIRRRSELTLSLCEKHLKTKGFWIEKNCNFHFWLDFPEMNFKSIFSKRGLITNIYPGYFFDRSDTSHILLCPASIQEKDIKKTILELSLLVNSD, encoded by the coding sequence ACATGCAGCTTGCGGACTATTTCAGAGCTAAAATCAAAATAGGCGATCTGAAAAACGGAACAAAACTCCCGGGGAGAGAGTCCCTTATGGAGTCTCTGGGCGTCAGCAAAACAACACTCATCTCAGCATTTTCTCAGCTCCAGCGGGAGGGACTTCTTACCTCATATCCTAAATCCGGATATTTCATCAGCTATAATCTGGAAAGTGCGAAGGTCAACTGGAACGACTACACCAAAAAGGCAAGACACAAAACAAGCGTATACGAATACAGACACTGGGGGGAATCCGACGGACTGACGAACTTCAGCCTCAGCAGCGATTTCAGAATGGAGAAATATCTCGTCCATGCCCTGAGCAAGGCATCGGAACGGATGGACTCCGGCAGAAACACTCCTGAACTGACAAAATACGGACTGACCTCACTCAGAGAATCCGTAAAAAAACATCTGGAAAAACTGGGAATAAAAACAGAGATTGAAAATATCCTCATATCATCTGAAACAATCCAGAGGCTTTACTATGTTTATGAGTCCCTGCTGAATGCCAACTCAAACTTTCTGCACGAAAATACCAACATAATAAACACTATCTCCAACGTCCATTCCATAGGGATCAACATGGTTCCCGTCCGGATGGACAAACACGGAATGTCCGCATCGGATCTGGAAAAAAAGCTGATCAAATGCAAAACAACGCCGATAGTCCACATCGACCCGACAGATCAGGCTCCGACAGGTATCGTAATGAGCAAAAGGCGGCGGCAGGAGATAATGAATATCATCCAGAAATACCGTGTGCCCATGGTCGAGATAGACCATTCCGCAAACATATGGCACGACAGACCCGCTCTGGCTCCGCTCAAATCCATGGACAGAAATGACAACATAATCTATCTGGGCAGTCTGCTGAAATGCCACCCTTATGATTTTCAGCTTTCCTGGATAGTCGCCGACAGATATATCATCGAGCACCTGAGCAATGTTTTCATTCAGACCGGAGTAAAACCCAACTTCACGATGCAGCTTATCGCCGATGAGCTTTTCAGAAGCGGCGATATCTATGAAATGATGCAGGATATAAAGGCATTCATACGCAGAAGGAGCGAGCTGACCCTTTCTCTGTGCGAAAAGCACCTGAAAACCAAAGGGTTCTGGATTGAAAAGAACTGCAACTTTCACTTCTGGCTGGATTTTCCGGAGATGAACTTCAAGAGCATCTTTTCAAAAAGAGGGCTGATAACAAATATTTATCCGGGATATTTTTTTGACAGGTCCGACACAAGCCATATTCTGCTCTGCCCGGCCTCAATTCAGGAAAAGGATATAAAAAAGACCATTCTGGAACTGAGCCTTCTGGTCAATTCAGATTAG